Proteins encoded together in one Amphritea japonica ATCC BAA-1530 window:
- a CDS encoding type I secretion system permease/ATPase gives MTQSQADWHFGTSREQFVDPLLDALVLISKYYGMPASEDSLSSGLPLVDNCLTVELFPRAAERAGLSARLADQPLSQIHELLLPCVLLLKDRSCCVLMSIDSQKGLARVLQPESGDGEVELEIEKLDELYSGHLFYIRKKYQFDQRSPDVLDTQEGHWFWGTFRSAMPIYRDVLIASLLINLFAVASPLFVMNVYDRIVPNLAFDSLWVLAIGVGVVFVFDLVLKHLRSYFIDVAGKKLDLQLSAKIFSRVMGIRLEARPVSVGAFANNLQSFETIRDFITSATLGALIDLPFALLFLLVIWTVGGPLVVVPLAVMVILVGYSLYIQKPLAKQIEMTSKIAAQKQATLVEGLTGIEAVKINGAQSQYQVIWEQAVSKMGQHDVQTRKLANGASSLSGFLQQMMTVGIVVLGVYLVAAGELSMGGIIASVMLGGRAVQPLAQLSLLATRYNQAKASMGLINQIMEMPVEQEEGKTYVSRPKLQGKIEFSKVSFAYPDQQNHALNDISFTIEPGERVALIGGIGAGKSSLQKLILGLYQCSEGDVRIDGVNIAQLHPADLRRNIGCITQDNHLFFGSIRDNIVMGAPFTSDEHLLRAAEWGGVTEFTNHDPDGLERQVGEGGRQLSGGQRQSVSAARAVVMDPPILLLDEPTSHLDRKAELRFINRMKELDRDKTVILSTHKSSLLDAVDRIIVLENGRLLADGPKAEVVNWLREGINQQSVKKEGRS, from the coding sequence GTGACACAATCACAAGCAGACTGGCATTTTGGTACCAGTCGTGAACAGTTTGTTGATCCTTTACTGGATGCGCTGGTACTTATCAGTAAGTACTACGGTATGCCTGCCTCTGAAGATTCATTAAGTAGTGGTTTACCACTGGTTGATAATTGTCTGACCGTTGAGCTTTTTCCCAGAGCAGCTGAACGGGCTGGTTTATCTGCAAGGCTTGCAGATCAGCCGTTGTCTCAGATTCATGAATTGCTGCTTCCCTGCGTGCTGCTTTTAAAAGACCGAAGCTGTTGTGTGCTTATGTCAATTGATAGTCAGAAGGGTCTTGCTCGGGTTCTGCAACCTGAAAGTGGGGACGGAGAAGTCGAACTCGAAATTGAGAAACTGGATGAGCTTTATTCAGGGCATCTGTTTTATATCCGCAAGAAATATCAGTTTGATCAGCGTAGTCCTGATGTTCTGGATACACAGGAAGGGCATTGGTTCTGGGGTACTTTTCGAAGCGCAATGCCGATCTACAGAGATGTGTTAATCGCGTCGTTATTGATTAACCTCTTTGCCGTTGCATCACCTTTGTTTGTTATGAATGTTTACGATCGAATTGTGCCTAATCTCGCATTTGATTCGCTCTGGGTATTGGCAATCGGGGTAGGAGTTGTTTTTGTTTTCGACCTTGTCCTGAAGCATCTTCGGTCATACTTTATAGATGTTGCAGGCAAAAAGCTTGATCTGCAGTTATCTGCAAAGATTTTCTCCAGGGTAATGGGGATCCGGCTTGAAGCGCGTCCGGTGTCTGTAGGAGCCTTTGCTAATAATCTCCAGTCTTTTGAAACCATTCGTGATTTTATAACGTCGGCAACACTGGGGGCGCTTATAGACCTGCCTTTTGCGTTGTTATTCCTACTGGTTATCTGGACGGTGGGTGGCCCCTTGGTTGTCGTGCCTTTAGCGGTGATGGTTATTCTGGTGGGGTATAGCCTTTATATCCAGAAACCACTGGCAAAACAAATTGAGATGACCTCTAAAATTGCTGCACAAAAGCAGGCTACACTCGTTGAAGGTTTGACCGGTATTGAAGCGGTTAAAATCAATGGTGCTCAGAGCCAGTATCAGGTTATTTGGGAGCAGGCCGTTAGTAAAATGGGGCAGCATGACGTCCAGACACGAAAGTTGGCTAACGGTGCTTCATCCCTGTCAGGTTTCCTGCAGCAAATGATGACAGTAGGAATTGTGGTTTTGGGCGTGTACTTAGTTGCCGCCGGAGAACTTAGCATGGGGGGAATCATTGCCTCGGTTATGCTGGGTGGGCGAGCAGTTCAACCTTTAGCCCAGCTTTCTTTGTTAGCAACGCGTTACAACCAGGCTAAAGCTTCTATGGGGCTTATAAACCAGATTATGGAGATGCCGGTTGAGCAGGAAGAGGGCAAGACTTACGTTAGTCGGCCTAAATTGCAGGGGAAAATCGAATTTAGTAAGGTTAGCTTTGCCTATCCTGACCAACAGAATCATGCACTTAACGATATCAGTTTTACGATTGAACCCGGAGAGCGGGTTGCTCTAATCGGCGGTATTGGTGCAGGTAAGAGTTCTCTTCAAAAATTAATTCTGGGATTGTATCAGTGCTCGGAAGGTGATGTTCGTATCGATGGCGTAAACATCGCACAGTTACATCCGGCCGATCTGCGTCGGAATATCGGTTGTATCACCCAGGATAACCATCTTTTCTTCGGCAGCATCCGCGATAATATTGTGATGGGCGCTCCTTTCACCAGTGATGAGCATCTTTTAAGAGCGGCAGAGTGGGGCGGTGTTACTGAATTTACTAACCACGATCCAGATGGTCTTGAACGTCAGGTAGGAGAAGGTGGGCGACAGCTTTCAGGTGGTCAGCGCCAATCGGTCTCTGCAGCCCGGGCAGTGGTCATGGACCCTCCTATCTTGTTGCTGGATGAGCCTACCAGCCATCTTGACCGTAAAGCTGAACTTCGTTTTATCAATCGTATGAAGGAGCTTGATCGCGATAAAACTGTGATTTTAAGTACCCATAAATCGAGCTTGTTAGATGCTGTGGATAGAATAATAGTGTTGGAAAATGGCCGATTACTGGCTGATGGCCCTAAAGCGGAGGTGGTTAACTGGCTTCGCGAAGGTATTAACCAACAGAGTGTTAAAAAGGAGGGGCGCTCCTGA
- a CDS encoding HlyD family type I secretion periplasmic adaptor subunit produces MDEQSTDTVQSSSGSGLAKAKDAFSAMAKAKHDQPVVDNNLHDFIDNSAASVLLDTPQSSRILLWGVVCFVIVAVMWAYFAELDEITRGEGSVIPSQQIQVVQYLEGGILKELFVKEGDKVEADQPLLRVDETKFLSDFRGQAQEQAYLEISVARHKAELASIVISSEPENGNWQEQARIEAQSISVEEEWKLRNPELLGREQAQLEEYLRNLSNQLDILGRQIQQRDQEEKELDSKISHLNRTYKLSLREMAMTRPLAKQGIIPEIELIKLEREVNSYKQELEGARLLLPKVRLSIQEAVAKRREIALNARSESQQKLNESQAQLNQKTEAQVSFRDRVDRTTVVSPVHGTIKTISVNTIGGVIQPGMDLVEIVPTEDHLLIEAKVSPKDIAFLRPGLSAVVRLTAYDFSIYGGLKGILEHISADSIEDEQGNIYYLIRVRTENTDLGRGANSLPIIPGMMATVDIMTGKKSVLDYLLKPIFKAQQQALRER; encoded by the coding sequence ATGGATGAGCAATCTACAGATACCGTTCAGTCATCATCAGGTAGTGGTCTGGCAAAAGCAAAAGACGCTTTCAGCGCGATGGCTAAGGCTAAGCATGATCAGCCGGTTGTCGATAATAACCTACATGATTTTATAGATAACTCAGCTGCCAGCGTTTTATTGGATACACCCCAGAGTTCAAGAATCCTTTTATGGGGTGTAGTTTGTTTTGTCATTGTTGCGGTTATGTGGGCATATTTTGCTGAACTTGATGAAATTACCAGGGGAGAGGGCAGTGTCATTCCTTCTCAACAAATTCAGGTAGTCCAATATCTTGAGGGTGGCATACTCAAAGAGCTTTTCGTGAAAGAAGGCGATAAAGTTGAAGCAGATCAGCCCCTTCTTCGAGTAGATGAAACTAAGTTTCTATCGGATTTCCGTGGGCAGGCTCAAGAACAGGCTTATCTCGAAATATCGGTTGCGCGTCATAAAGCGGAACTGGCAAGTATTGTGATCAGTAGTGAGCCTGAGAACGGTAATTGGCAGGAACAGGCCCGGATTGAAGCTCAATCAATCAGTGTTGAAGAGGAATGGAAACTCCGTAACCCTGAATTACTCGGGCGAGAGCAGGCGCAACTCGAGGAATACTTACGAAACCTGAGTAACCAACTGGATATTCTGGGACGACAGATTCAGCAACGGGATCAGGAAGAGAAAGAGTTAGACTCTAAAATCAGCCACCTAAATCGTACCTACAAGCTGAGTTTGAGAGAGATGGCGATGACCCGTCCGTTAGCGAAGCAGGGGATTATTCCTGAAATCGAACTGATTAAGTTAGAAAGGGAAGTAAATAGTTATAAACAGGAGCTGGAAGGTGCCAGGTTATTGTTACCTAAAGTTCGCCTAAGTATCCAAGAGGCAGTTGCGAAACGTCGCGAAATCGCGTTAAATGCACGCAGCGAAAGCCAGCAAAAATTGAATGAAAGTCAGGCGCAACTCAATCAGAAAACAGAAGCTCAGGTCAGTTTTCGTGATCGGGTAGACAGAACCACTGTTGTTTCGCCTGTTCATGGAACCATTAAAACGATCTCGGTAAATACTATCGGTGGGGTTATTCAGCCGGGTATGGACCTTGTTGAGATAGTGCCGACTGAAGATCACCTTCTGATAGAGGCGAAAGTTTCGCCAAAAGATATCGCTTTTCTCAGGCCGGGTTTAAGTGCGGTGGTTCGATTAACAGCCTATGATTTTTCAATTTATGGTGGTCTGAAAGGTATACTGGAGCATATTAGTGCTGACAGTATCGAAGATGAACAAGGCAATATTTATTACCTGATCAGAGTTCGGACTGAAAATACAGATCTTGGCAGAGGCGCTAATTCTCTGCCGATTATTCCGGGCATGATGGCCACAGTGGACATTATGACCGGTAAAAAGAGTGTTTTAGATTACCTGCTCAAGCCTATCTTTAAGGCTCAGCAGCAGGCATTACGAGAACGTTAA
- a CDS encoding TolC family outer membrane protein: MGNIYKFGTLALLVWSGTVSSQTLMEAASYAVGSSPDVAIVKSQYLARVEQIGVSKAGYRPTADLAIGWGGERTNSPSTRAAAAANGSKFVNLERGEASLTVSQLIYDGLRTKNDIDRTQAEAGAQRFQLWSAAENTTLDVASAYMNVIHAQEASVLAAANLEAHIEILDGIRKRSEHGLGSASDLSQVKGRLSRAHSNYLATDNNVLDAKTRYYKVVGQEALGLIKPDAVDQHMPVSYEQALERAGKIHPTLLSAQWDVDAAVAQLKMKDSDFRPDVRLELGGTWNNNLDGAVGYNNDLTAMIRMRYNLFNGNADVHRKKEAQYQLMEASAIRDRAQREVAEGMSLSWNAYQLLERQMEFLEAHVIEADKTLEAYKQQFKLGRRTLVDLLDAENELFESRQKLLEADKDRVLTQFRVLNAMGDLLTVLNLNRESLLTSEEQQEISYLQR; this comes from the coding sequence ATGGGGAATATTTATAAGTTCGGCACACTAGCGTTGCTAGTTTGGTCGGGTACAGTATCGTCACAAACTTTGATGGAGGCCGCTTCTTATGCTGTCGGCAGTTCTCCAGATGTGGCGATTGTTAAAAGTCAGTATCTTGCACGTGTCGAGCAGATTGGTGTTTCCAAGGCGGGCTATCGTCCGACTGCTGATCTTGCAATTGGGTGGGGAGGGGAGCGTACTAACAGTCCTTCAACACGAGCGGCGGCCGCAGCAAATGGTTCTAAGTTTGTAAACCTTGAAAGGGGAGAAGCATCCCTGACCGTGAGTCAGCTTATATATGACGGTTTGCGAACAAAAAATGATATTGATCGAACTCAGGCTGAAGCGGGAGCACAGCGCTTCCAGCTGTGGAGTGCTGCCGAAAATACAACTCTGGACGTAGCCAGTGCTTACATGAATGTGATTCATGCACAGGAAGCATCAGTTTTGGCTGCGGCTAACCTTGAAGCGCATATTGAGATTCTGGATGGTATCCGTAAGCGCTCAGAGCACGGTCTGGGATCTGCCTCGGATCTTTCTCAGGTGAAAGGCCGGCTGAGCCGCGCGCATTCAAATTATCTGGCGACAGATAATAATGTTCTGGATGCCAAAACTCGCTATTACAAAGTTGTGGGTCAGGAAGCACTGGGTCTGATAAAGCCGGATGCGGTTGATCAGCATATGCCTGTTTCTTATGAGCAGGCGCTGGAACGTGCAGGCAAAATTCACCCAACACTTCTGTCAGCACAGTGGGATGTTGATGCTGCTGTCGCACAATTAAAAATGAAGGATTCTGATTTCCGACCTGATGTGCGATTAGAGCTGGGCGGAACCTGGAATAATAACCTTGACGGCGCAGTTGGTTATAATAATGATCTGACTGCAATGATTCGTATGCGTTATAACCTGTTTAACGGAAATGCGGACGTCCATCGTAAGAAAGAAGCTCAGTATCAGTTGATGGAAGCAAGTGCGATTCGTGACCGCGCACAGCGTGAAGTTGCTGAAGGCATGAGTCTTTCCTGGAACGCCTATCAGTTACTGGAACGCCAAATGGAGTTTCTGGAAGCACATGTAATTGAAGCAGATAAAACACTTGAAGCTTACAAGCAACAATTCAAGCTAGGACGTCGTACCCTGGTGGATTTGCTTGATGCTGAGAATGAGTTGTTTGAATCTCGCCAGAAACTGCTTGAAGCCGATAAAGATCGTGTTCTGACTCAATTCCGAGTGCTTAATGCGATGGGTGATCTGCTAACAGTATTGAATCTGAATCGTGAGTCTCTTTTGACCAGTGAAGAGCAGCAGGAAATCTCATACCTGCAGAGGTAG
- the ttcA gene encoding tRNA 2-thiocytidine(32) synthetase TtcA has protein sequence MSEELAKQQKTRVNKLQKRLRRETGRAIEDFNMIEDGDKVMVCLSGGKDSFAMLDILMNLQRSAPISFELVAVNMDQKQPGFPEHVLPEYLSKLEVPFHIIERDTYSVVKELVPEGKTTCALCSRLRRGTLYGFAEEIGATKIALGHHRDDILETFFLNMFYGGKLKSMPPKLVSDDGRNMVIRPLAYAREKDIAAYAELREFPIIPCNLCGSQDGLQRQVIKEMLQDWDKHHPGRIETMFRSLRHVVPSHLVDTELFDFKSLERGYPHGITDQNSVANSQAASPVPEMIDILSL, from the coding sequence ATGAGCGAAGAACTGGCAAAGCAGCAGAAAACCCGGGTTAATAAACTCCAGAAACGCCTACGGCGTGAAACCGGACGTGCTATCGAAGATTTTAATATGATCGAAGATGGCGATAAGGTGATGGTCTGCTTATCCGGTGGTAAAGATTCCTTTGCCATGCTTGATATTCTGATGAACCTCCAGCGAAGCGCCCCCATCAGCTTTGAGCTTGTGGCGGTGAATATGGACCAAAAGCAGCCAGGTTTTCCCGAACATGTTCTTCCTGAGTATTTAAGCAAGCTTGAGGTTCCGTTTCATATTATCGAACGGGATACGTACTCAGTCGTAAAAGAGTTGGTGCCTGAGGGGAAAACTACTTGTGCACTTTGTTCGCGTCTGCGGCGTGGAACCTTGTATGGCTTTGCTGAAGAGATTGGTGCTACTAAAATTGCATTAGGGCACCATCGCGATGACATACTCGAAACTTTTTTCCTGAATATGTTTTATGGGGGAAAGCTGAAGTCGATGCCGCCGAAGCTGGTGAGTGATGACGGTAGGAATATGGTAATACGGCCATTAGCATATGCGCGGGAAAAGGATATTGCCGCTTATGCTGAACTGCGTGAATTTCCGATTATTCCCTGTAACCTTTGTGGCTCTCAGGATGGTTTACAGCGTCAGGTAATTAAAGAGATGCTGCAGGACTGGGATAAACATCATCCGGGTCGAATTGAGACTATGTTTCGCTCTCTGAGGCATGTGGTTCCCTCCCATTTAGTCGATACTGAACTGTTTGATTTTAAAAGTTTAGAGCGGGGATACCCTCACGGAATCACCGATCAAAACTCGGTGGCAAATAGCCAGGCAGCGAGTCCCGTTCCTGAAATGATCGACATTCTCTCCCTATGA
- a CDS encoding enoyl-CoA hydratase: MSDALLIREDSNGVCQLTLNRPDAYNSLSMELMKALIATFDEIAEDLSVRVVVLRGGGRGFCSGHDLKQMLGEGEEEYYQCTFDTCSELMQRIVNLSVPVIAQIHGVATAAGCQIVASCDLAIASDKSRFATPGVNIGLFCSTPMVALSRSVSKKHAMEMLLLGDMIGAERAWEMGLINWVVDDEHLEKKTREVADKISASSRKAISIGKQAYVRQIEKPLNEAYTECSRVMTENMMTHDAGEGIDAFINKRKPNWQHR; encoded by the coding sequence ATGAGTGATGCACTGCTAATCCGCGAAGACTCTAACGGAGTCTGTCAACTGACATTAAACCGTCCTGATGCCTACAACTCTCTATCTATGGAGTTAATGAAGGCGCTGATCGCTACATTTGATGAAATTGCTGAAGATTTATCGGTCCGTGTCGTTGTATTACGAGGGGGAGGGCGTGGTTTCTGTTCAGGGCATGACTTAAAACAGATGCTGGGTGAGGGCGAAGAAGAGTACTATCAGTGTACCTTTGATACCTGTTCTGAGTTAATGCAGCGGATTGTTAATCTGTCGGTACCGGTAATTGCACAAATCCACGGAGTAGCCACCGCTGCCGGTTGTCAGATAGTGGCTAGTTGCGATCTGGCTATCGCCAGCGACAAATCACGTTTTGCCACACCCGGTGTAAATATCGGGCTGTTTTGTTCTACGCCCATGGTTGCACTTAGCCGGTCAGTTAGCAAAAAACATGCGATGGAGATGTTGCTGCTGGGGGATATGATCGGTGCTGAGCGCGCCTGGGAAATGGGGCTGATTAATTGGGTAGTAGATGACGAGCACCTGGAGAAGAAGACACGGGAAGTGGCGGATAAAATTTCAGCGAGCTCCCGTAAAGCTATTTCAATTGGGAAACAGGCATATGTACGTCAGATTGAAAAGCCTCTGAATGAAGCGTATACCGAATGTAGTCGAGTAATGACTGAAAACATGATGACGCACGATGCTGGTGAAGGTATCGATGCCTTTATCAATAAACGTAAGCCCAACTGGCAACATCGTTAA
- the soxC gene encoding sulfite dehydrogenase → MSNRIKNLSTRELMAQLAKESQGLSISDRRNFLKQGMLAAGAVTATTVSGLAGAAGNNLPPMEPEWGRRLGAGVIDKPYGVPSEYESSVVRRTVPWLTAESIASISMTPIQDLKGIITPNGLVFERYHAGVAQINPEEHRLMIHGLVDRPIVFTMEDLMRFPSVSEIKFIECPANGGMEWKGAQMEALQFTHGMMSCCEWTGVPLKVLLEEVGVKPEGKWLLAEGADGSHMSRSIPIEKALEDTLVVYAQNGEMLRPEQGYPLRLLNPGWEGNTSIKWLRRIEVGDKPWYHREETSKYTDLMADGRARKFTFVQETNSVITNPCPEKPIIKSGLIEIEGLAWTGRGKIKQVDISFDGGVSWVPAKLKGLVLDKALTRFSLVTKWDGQPWLLQSRAIDETGYVQPTLGQLREARGTNSIYHKNSIHTWKVEANGGVKNVQIS, encoded by the coding sequence ATGTCCAATCGGATTAAGAACCTGTCGACCCGCGAGCTAATGGCTCAACTAGCGAAAGAATCTCAAGGTTTATCAATTTCTGATCGTCGGAATTTTTTGAAACAGGGTATGCTGGCAGCGGGAGCAGTGACTGCTACGACTGTTAGCGGACTGGCTGGCGCTGCAGGTAATAACCTGCCGCCGATGGAACCTGAGTGGGGCCGTCGCCTGGGTGCGGGTGTCATCGATAAACCTTACGGGGTTCCCTCAGAGTATGAAAGTAGTGTAGTTCGACGCACGGTTCCCTGGTTGACAGCAGAGTCTATCGCCTCGATCAGTATGACCCCAATTCAGGATCTGAAAGGCATTATTACGCCAAATGGCCTGGTGTTTGAACGTTATCACGCGGGTGTTGCACAGATAAATCCTGAAGAACATCGTTTGATGATTCACGGTTTGGTTGATCGTCCTATCGTATTCACCATGGAAGACTTAATGCGTTTTCCGTCGGTATCAGAGATCAAATTTATAGAGTGTCCGGCCAATGGCGGTATGGAGTGGAAAGGGGCCCAAATGGAGGCGCTGCAGTTTACTCACGGTATGATGAGCTGCTGTGAGTGGACCGGTGTTCCGCTAAAAGTGTTGCTTGAAGAGGTTGGGGTAAAGCCAGAAGGCAAATGGTTACTGGCTGAAGGTGCTGATGGCTCGCACATGAGCCGCTCTATTCCTATCGAAAAAGCACTGGAGGACACACTGGTCGTCTACGCGCAAAACGGCGAGATGCTGCGACCTGAACAGGGATATCCGTTGCGTCTGTTAAACCCTGGCTGGGAAGGTAATACCTCAATTAAGTGGCTACGTCGAATTGAAGTGGGTGATAAACCCTGGTACCACCGCGAAGAAACTTCTAAATATACAGACCTGATGGCCGATGGGCGTGCGCGAAAGTTCACCTTTGTTCAGGAAACTAATTCGGTTATTACCAATCCATGCCCGGAAAAACCCATTATTAAAAGTGGATTGATTGAGATAGAGGGTCTTGCCTGGACCGGCAGGGGGAAGATCAAACAGGTCGATATCTCTTTCGATGGCGGTGTGAGCTGGGTGCCTGCAAAGCTAAAAGGTTTGGTGCTTGATAAGGCGCTGACACGTTTTAGTCTGGTTACTAAGTGGGATGGTCAACCCTGGTTGCTACAAAGTCGTGCTATTGATGAAACAGGTTATGTTCAGCCTACTTTAGGCCAGTTGCGAGAGGCTCGGGGTACGAATTCAATTTATCATAAGAACTCAATTCATACCTGGAAAGTTGAAGCAAACGGAGGGGTTAAAAATGTACAAATTAGTTAA
- a CDS encoding c-type cytochrome, with translation MYKLVKVSLQATAISAALLLASGSLSAAEKYGFGKTATEAEIQGWDIDIRPDGMGLPAGEGSVADGEELYEQLCATCHGLFGEGEGRWPVLAGGEDTLTEERPVKTVGSYWPYASTLYDYIRRAMPFTAPRSLSDEQTYQLAAYVLYLNEVVDEEFVANQDTLAKVEMPNRDGFFVDPRPDVKNVRCMDNCADPAKLNIVGTLQGITPVGHFVEGADAPAASHHAQELKERKLQGEDVADEAEHAVSLSDTAVAGRKTYDNACQACHASGLAGSPKLGDKADWKTRIDQGIPVLVEHAINGFTGNNGIMPPKGGRNDLTDEQVNQAVTYMVESSQ, from the coding sequence ATGTACAAATTAGTTAAAGTGTCCCTTCAGGCTACAGCGATTTCTGCAGCGCTTCTGCTAGCTTCAGGTTCTCTGAGTGCAGCTGAAAAATATGGTTTTGGTAAGACTGCAACCGAGGCTGAAATTCAGGGCTGGGATATTGATATACGTCCAGATGGAATGGGTTTGCCTGCCGGTGAGGGCTCTGTCGCGGATGGTGAAGAACTGTATGAGCAGCTCTGTGCTACTTGCCATGGATTATTCGGTGAGGGTGAAGGGCGCTGGCCTGTTCTGGCCGGTGGAGAGGATACTCTGACCGAGGAAAGGCCTGTAAAAACGGTAGGTAGCTACTGGCCATATGCGAGTACTCTTTATGATTATATTCGCCGGGCAATGCCGTTCACCGCCCCTCGTTCTCTGAGTGACGAGCAGACCTATCAATTAGCCGCTTATGTGTTATATCTGAACGAAGTCGTTGATGAAGAGTTTGTTGCAAACCAGGATACGTTGGCTAAAGTTGAAATGCCGAACCGTGATGGTTTCTTTGTTGATCCAAGGCCTGACGTAAAGAATGTGCGTTGTATGGATAACTGTGCTGACCCGGCTAAGCTCAATATTGTTGGTACTCTACAAGGGATAACGCCTGTCGGTCACTTTGTGGAAGGGGCTGATGCACCGGCAGCATCGCACCATGCTCAGGAGTTGAAAGAGCGAAAGTTGCAAGGTGAAGATGTAGCGGATGAGGCTGAGCATGCTGTTTCATTGTCTGACACAGCGGTCGCTGGACGAAAGACCTATGATAATGCATGTCAGGCATGCCATGCTTCAGGTCTGGCTGGTTCGCCAAAACTGGGGGATAAAGCAGACTGGAAAACGCGTATCGATCAGGGTATCCCGGTGCTTGTTGAGCATGCTATAAATGGCTTTACTGGCAACAACGGTATTATGCCACCCAAAGGTGGACGGAATGATTTGACGGATGAACAGGTTAACCAAGCGGTAACCTATATGGTTGAGTCAAGCCAGTAG
- the soxX gene encoding sulfur oxidation c-type cytochrome SoxX, whose translation MRKLKTLLCVTGLLAMLSAGSAQAAGQEEMIEMGKAVYLNKSRGNCVSCHQIDDPDATQAGNQGPPIVAMKQRFPDKAVLRAQVWDATVNNPITIMPPLGKHWILSEAEIDAVVEYVYQF comes from the coding sequence ATGCGTAAGCTGAAAACCTTGTTATGTGTGACAGGTTTACTGGCGATGCTGTCAGCAGGTTCTGCTCAGGCCGCAGGTCAGGAGGAGATGATTGAGATGGGTAAGGCAGTATATCTGAATAAATCCAGAGGTAACTGTGTATCTTGTCACCAGATCGATGACCCTGATGCCACTCAGGCAGGTAATCAGGGACCGCCAATTGTGGCCATGAAACAGAGGTTCCCAGATAAAGCTGTGCTCCGTGCACAGGTTTGGGATGCCACCGTTAATAACCCTATAACAATTATGCCCCCGTTGGGTAAGCACTGGATTCTTTCTGAAGCAGAGATCGATGCTGTAGTCGAATACGTTTACCAGTTTTAA
- the soxY gene encoding thiosulfate oxidation carrier protein SoxY: MMNRRKVIKALATGGALIGASVLMPGLAFAGWNKEAFSSENQSMAMKALLGAEPAESAEINLKAPSIAENGAVVPVTVKTGAANVESISIFVEGNPTPLVAEFMIPAGTKAEVSTRIRMGKTSNITAVVKADGQLLSASQETKVTIGGCGG, encoded by the coding sequence ATGATGAATCGTCGTAAAGTAATTAAGGCACTCGCGACTGGTGGTGCTTTGATTGGTGCAAGTGTCTTGATGCCAGGCCTGGCTTTTGCCGGTTGGAATAAAGAAGCCTTTAGCTCAGAGAACCAAAGCATGGCTATGAAAGCACTGTTGGGTGCTGAGCCTGCTGAAAGTGCAGAAATTAACCTGAAGGCGCCTAGTATTGCTGAAAATGGCGCCGTTGTGCCGGTTACTGTGAAGACGGGTGCTGCGAATGTTGAATCGATCAGTATTTTTGTAGAAGGCAATCCAACACCCTTAGTTGCCGAATTTATGATTCCGGCAGGCACTAAAGCTGAAGTGTCTACCCGTATTCGTATGGGTAAAACTTCTAATATTACCGCTGTAGTGAAAGCAGATGGCCAGCTTCTGAGTGCGTCTCAGGAAACAAAAGTGACCATCGGTGGTTGTGGCGGATAA
- the soxZ gene encoding thiosulfate oxidation carrier complex protein SoxZ: MMAGIMKVKAKSKKEMTSVKLMAKHIMESGQRKDKKTGEPIPAMFLQGITVQHAGKTVFEANLGTAVSKNPYLAFTFAGGAKGDELTISWVESTGKTGTETAAIK, translated from the coding sequence ATGATGGCTGGAATTATGAAAGTTAAGGCTAAGTCAAAAAAAGAGATGACTAGCGTTAAGCTGATGGCTAAGCACATTATGGAAAGTGGTCAGCGTAAAGATAAAAAGACCGGTGAGCCTATTCCTGCAATGTTTTTGCAGGGTATAACCGTTCAACACGCAGGTAAAACTGTCTTTGAAGCAAACCTGGGAACAGCGGTTTCAAAAAACCCATATTTGGCGTTTACTTTTGCCGGTGGCGCGAAGGGTGATGAGCTGACAATCAGTTGGGTTGAGAGTACAGGTAAGACAGGCACTGAAACTGCCGCCATTAAATGA